A single region of the Acanthopagrus latus isolate v.2019 chromosome 11, fAcaLat1.1, whole genome shotgun sequence genome encodes:
- the si:ch73-389b16.1 gene encoding uncharacterized protein si:ch73-389b16.1 gives MSKYHSELSKREQDLLKIRRDSDTKAAELVKMERMMQQTKNLMEKKTESSTDSMGYQENMVEDLEEKVRSSRRYRRNSLHHTQMLESQMKTVKGELVGTLDHLQELRNVLRRSQQKAEERKATMEKLAAGLR, from the exons ATGAGTAAGTATCACAGCGAGCTGAGCAAGAGGGAGCAGGATTTACTGAAAATCCGTCGGGACAGCGACACGAAGGCCGCCGAACTGGTCAAGATGGAGAGGATGATGCAGCAGACCAAGAACCTGATGGAAAAGAAGACAGAGTCTAGTACAGATAGCATGGGCTACCAGGAGAACATGG tggaggacctggaggaaaAAGTGCGCTCCAGCAGACGATACAGGAGAAActccctccatcacacacagatgctggAGAGCCAGATGAAGACAGTGAAGGGCGAGCTGGTGGGCACGCTGGACCACCTCCAGGAGCTGAGGAACGTCCTGCGCCGCTCGCAGCAGAAGGCGGAAGAGCGCAAAGCCACGATGGAGAAGTTGGCAGCAGGGCTCAGGTGA